In one Scomber japonicus isolate fScoJap1 chromosome 6, fScoJap1.pri, whole genome shotgun sequence genomic region, the following are encoded:
- the LOC128359787 gene encoding extracellular calcium-sensing receptor-like translates to MTMVYAVEEINRHSNLLPNVTLGYSLYDNCGALVIGFRAALVLASGQEEQFLQDNCSGTPPVLGIVGDSYSTFSIATSNVLGLFRLPMVSHFATCSCLSDRKRFPSFFRTIPSDAFQVRAMIQILKRFGWTWVGLLVSDDDYGLHVARSFQSNLAQSGGGCLAYSEVLPWGNDPTERRRIVEVMKKSTARVVMVFAHEIHIYQLMEEVVRQNVTGLQWMASEAWTSVDVLQTPAFMPYLGGTLGIAIRRGEIAGFKDFLHRIQPEQYHNNYGNSIVNQFWEFIFQCKFAPPPAGWVEAGGALCIGQEDLHNVESELFDVSNLRPEYNVYKAVYALAYALDDMLRCVPGRGPFSGRSCATLQRLEPWQLVYYLDKVNFTEPSGDQVTFDENGDALPVYDVMNWLWFPNGTTKIQNVGEVKESAKGRELTLHEDKIFWNFESKQPPRSVCSESCPPGSRMARKKGQPVCCFDCIPCSEGKISNETDSMECTSCTEDFWSNPQHDQCVPKKIEFLSYHEPLGICLTTASLLGTLFCTFVLGIFIYHRSTPMVRANNSELSFLLLISIKLCFLCSLLFIGRPRLWTCQLRHAAFGISFVLCVSCILVKTMVVVAVFKASKPGGGASLKWFGAMQQKGTVLVLTSIQGAICTVWLVSSSPAPHKNTQYHNDKIVYECVVGSTIGFAVLLGYIGLLAILSFLLAFLARNLPDNFNEAKFITFSMLIFCAVWVAFIPAYVNSPGKYADAVEVFAILASSFGLLVSLFGPKCYIILLRPERNTKKAIMGRATPNT, encoded by the exons ATGACGATGGTCTATGCTGTGGAAGAGATCAACAGACACTCCAACCTGCTACCTAATGTGACTTTGGGATATAGTCTTTATGACAACTGTGGCGCACTTGTTATTGGATTTCGTGCTGCGTTGGTGCTGGCCAGTGGTCAAGAGGAGCAGTTTCTTCAGGATAACTGTTCTGGGACACCTCCAGTACTGGGGATTGTGGGTGATTCCTACTCAACATTTTCTATTGCCACCTCCAATGTGCTAGGTTTATTCAGACTGCCTATG GTGAGTCATTTTGCCACATGTTCCTGCCTGAGTGATCGGAAACGGTTTCCATCTTTCTTCAGAACAATCCCAAGTGATGCTTTCCAA GTGCGTGCTATGATTCAGATTCTTAAACGCTTTGGCTGGACCTGGGTAGGCCTTCTGGTCAGTGATGATGACTATGGACTCCATGTTGCCCGATCCTTTCAATCTAATCTGGCTCAGTCCGGTGGAGGTTGTCTGGCCTACTCAGAGGTTTTGCCCTGGGGCAATGACCCCACTGAACGTAGGAGGATTGTGGAAGTGATGAAGAAATCAACAGCTCGTGTGGTTATGGTTTTTGCACATGAAATCCACATTTATCAACTAATGGAGGAG gTGGTGAGGCAGAATGTGACAGGCCTGCAGTGGATGGCTAGTGAAGCCTGGACCTCAGTTGATGTACTCCAGACCCCTGCTTTCATGCCATACCTGGGTGGCACCCTGGGCATTGCCATCCGTCGAGGAGAAATAGCAGGATTCAAGGACTTCCTCCACAGAATACAACCTGAACAATACCACAACAACTATGGAAACAGTATA gTAAATCAATTTTGGGAATTCATATTTCAGTGTAAATTTGCACCACCTCCAGCAGGTTGGGTTGAGGCTGGCGGAGCACTGTGCATTGGACAGGAGGATCTTCACAATGTGGAGAGTGAGCTGTTTGATGTTTCAAACCTTAGGCCAGAGTACAATGTGTATAAGGCTGTGTATGCTCTGGCGTATGCCCTTGATGACATGCTGCGGTGTGTGCCAGGTAGAGGGCCTTTCAGCGGGCGCAGCTGTGCCACTTTACAAAGACTAGAACCATGGCAG CTGGTCTATTATTTGGACAAAGTAAACTTCACCGAACCATCTGGGGATCAAGTGACATTTGATGAGAATGGTGATGCCTTACCAGTCTATGACGTCATGAACTGGTTGTGGTTCCCTAATGGAACAACAAAGATTCAGAATGTGGGTGAGGTTAAGGAGTCAGCCAAAGGTAGAGAACTAACACTTCATGAAGATAAAATTTTCTGGAACTTTGAATCCAAACAG CCCCCCCGGTCAGTATGCAGTGAGAGCTGCCCCCCAGGCAGTCGCATGGCCAGAAAAAAGGGGCAACCTGTCTGCTGTTTTGACTGCATACCTTGTTCTGAGGGAAAGATTAGCAATGAAACAG ACTCCATGGAGTGCACCAGTTGTACAGAAGACTTCTGGTCCAACCCCCAGCATGACCAATGTGTTCCTAAGAAAATTGAGTTCCTCTCCTATCATGAGCCTCTGGGTATCTGTTTGACAACCGCCTCATTGCTGGGCACATTATTCTGTACTTTTGTCCTGGGGATTTTCATCTATCATCGCAGCACACCCATGGTACGCGCCAACAATTCAGAACTGAGTTTCCTGCTCCTAATCTCAATCAAACTATGTTTCCTGTGTTCACTGCTGTTCATTGGCCGCCCAAGACTATGGACATGCCAGTTGAGACACGCAGCATTTGGAATTAGCtttgtactttgtgtttcatGCATCCTAGTTAAAACAATGGTTGTTGTGGCTGTGTTCAAGGCCTCCAAACCAGGAGGTGGAGCCAGTCTGAAGTGGTTTGGTGCTATGCAGCAGAAAGGGACAGTTCTGGTTCTTACTTCTATTCAGGGAGCAATTTGCACTGTTTGGCTTGTCTCCTCCTCACCAGCTCCTCATAAAAACACTCAATATCACAATGACAAGATAGTTTATGAATGTGTAGTAGGGTCAACAATTGGGTTTGCAGTGTTACTTGGTTATATTGGCTTATTGGCTATCCTTAGCTTCCTGCTAGCATTTCTGGCAAGGAATCTCCCAGACAACTTCAATGAGGCTAAGTTCATCACTTTCAGCATGCTGATCTTCTGTGCTGTGTGGGTGGCATTTATCCCTGCTTATGTCAATTCACCTGGTAAATATGCAGATGCAGTGGAGGTATTTGCCATATTGGCCTCTAGTTTTGGCCTCTTGGTGTCATTGTTTGGACCCAAATGTTACATTATCCTGCTGAGacctgagagaaacacaaagaaagcaaTCATGGGTAGAGCCACTCCCAACACATAA